The following proteins come from a genomic window of Gynuella sunshinyii YC6258:
- a CDS encoding thrombospondin type 3 repeat-containing protein, whose amino-acid sequence MIKSRISGLFTIPRLLLFTSAFQLAGYGAAAGNRVDYDIDDDGLIEINDLADLNEIRNDMTGRSLYGDNVGCAQNGCRGFELTTSLNFDTNADGVFDEHDEYWNDGFGWVPIGERDQRFRAVFEGNGYSINNLVINRPESSYVGLFGYITDASIHHLSLSGDLTHIAGGGYVGGLVGSSYLSAILAADVQGTVSGQGLYVGGLVGAFSRGSIVQSHSDSTVSSRFHYVGGLIGVGSQETMIRDSYSTGSVTGGYYVGGLIGKCLNTEVLASYSTGSVRGKRQYVGGLIGKAISATSVTASYSTATVHGSGNYVGGLLGDANDLTLTASYSAGTVIGSGEYVGGLSGYAIASTVTGSYWADDSMTVEELLGGSDNVSLSHSQTVTLNELKCPVSANDVICANGVSLYSDWDRYVYTNSQGQLVRYWNFGSVEQLPALVLNGVVHRDTDNDGIWDDIDAFPEDPSESVDTDGDGIGDNADQDIDGDGINNDLDAFPYDATENTDTDHDGIGDNADDDIDGDSILNAEDVDQDNDGLIELYSLDDLDAMRDDLLGRTLSGNGLGCPETGCNGYELMRDLDFDSNRDGVINRLDQYWNDGKGWQPIAQHDSFSATFDGNDHHIDNLYIARSHEDNIGLFGHVKGAHIRHVGLGGELMHVAGRMEVGGLVGYASSDSIVSDSYSAGVVVASDKTNPFNSNHYNTGGLVGTLFSHSQIIRSYGAGSVSGATNVGGLVGQVYADSLVLESYSTAQVEGEIAVGGLVGQSYSDSRLVGSYAMASVNGESNVGGLLGSSFSGNEITGCFAGGQVSGNSSIGGLVGMLDVSGKVTASFSTARVEGRSYGVGGLVGSTSRKGNVISGSYAVGRVQGGYTRGGIAGSVSGDTLLNNYWALDGTGQQTPASGSLASGSVNVGATLNQLRCPESPDNTSCASDTLYSGWADYRYTDASGHEVVIWDFGNANQLPGININGIVYRDSDLDGVLDHNDAFPYDVAESVDHDGDGIGDNADTDDDNDGVEDALDALPLDPAETSDSDHDGIGDNADFYPYDYDNDGLTDETDPYPHDYDNDGVDDELDVFPFDASEWLDSDGDGQGDNADLDDDNDGVADSDDAFPLDSTGTRLEDSVDKNGNGLIEISSLDDLDAMRNSPYGVSLRGVSAGCPLTHCYGFELTDNLDFDSNQDGLLDFNDWNHGLDWSPIGGESDYPFSAVFDGQGYQIRNLHIAGAYVNEAGLFGTIDHATIRHLGLTGDLMSINTPNAYRTGSIAGQARASVMTAVYSSGAITGGTTVGGLVGDSFDTIITASYVSGSVTGSDGVGGVIGVGFNSTIEGSYVTAAITANNAGSLLGSYGGSMAIRNSYWATDTTTQASVAVDEPADISETKGVSLTELKCPVMANGKGCGIETIFVGWDQYTDQDDDGNTVEYWDFGSSEDLPGLLLNGQTFRPVL is encoded by the coding sequence ATGATAAAGAGTCGCATCTCTGGTCTTTTCACTATTCCACGTTTACTTCTATTTACCTCTGCTTTCCAGCTGGCCGGATATGGTGCAGCTGCTGGCAATCGCGTTGATTATGATATCGATGATGATGGCCTGATTGAGATCAACGATCTCGCTGATCTGAACGAAATCCGCAACGATATGACCGGTCGTAGCCTTTATGGTGACAACGTCGGTTGTGCCCAGAATGGTTGCCGGGGGTTTGAACTAACTACCAGCCTGAATTTCGATACCAATGCTGACGGCGTATTTGATGAGCATGATGAGTACTGGAATGATGGCTTCGGCTGGGTACCTATCGGTGAACGTGATCAGCGTTTCAGGGCTGTGTTTGAAGGTAATGGGTATTCCATTAATAACCTTGTCATCAATCGCCCTGAGAGCAGTTATGTCGGGTTGTTCGGTTACATCACCGATGCCTCAATCCATCATTTGAGCCTTTCGGGTGATCTTACCCATATTGCTGGCGGCGGATATGTTGGAGGCCTTGTTGGGTCTTCATACTTATCAGCTATTTTGGCGGCAGATGTGCAAGGAACTGTCAGTGGCCAGGGATTGTACGTTGGTGGTCTGGTTGGCGCTTTCAGTCGTGGATCAATTGTCCAGAGCCATTCAGATTCAACCGTCAGCTCAAGGTTTCACTATGTCGGAGGTCTGATCGGTGTTGGCAGTCAGGAAACCATGATTCGTGATAGCTATTCGACGGGATCAGTGACAGGTGGCTACTATGTCGGTGGTCTCATTGGTAAATGCCTGAATACAGAAGTGCTAGCCAGCTATTCCACTGGGTCAGTTCGCGGAAAAAGACAATACGTTGGCGGGTTGATTGGCAAAGCCATCTCTGCAACGAGTGTGACGGCGAGTTATTCCACGGCGACGGTGCACGGCTCCGGAAACTATGTGGGAGGTCTGCTGGGTGATGCCAATGATCTGACGTTGACGGCTTCGTACAGTGCCGGCACTGTTATCGGTTCAGGAGAATACGTTGGTGGCCTGTCAGGTTATGCAATTGCCTCGACAGTGACTGGCAGCTATTGGGCGGATGACAGCATGACCGTTGAAGAACTGTTGGGTGGTAGCGACAACGTCAGTCTCTCTCATTCACAGACAGTCACCCTGAATGAGTTGAAATGCCCTGTCAGCGCCAACGATGTCATCTGTGCCAATGGTGTGTCGTTGTATTCGGATTGGGATCGTTATGTCTATACCAATTCACAAGGACAATTGGTTCGGTACTGGAACTTCGGTTCAGTGGAACAGTTACCGGCTCTGGTTTTGAACGGTGTGGTGCACCGTGATACCGATAACGATGGTATCTGGGACGATATTGATGCGTTTCCTGAAGACCCTTCTGAATCTGTCGATACCGACGGCGATGGTATCGGAGATAATGCCGATCAGGATATCGATGGTGATGGTATCAATAATGACCTTGATGCGTTCCCCTATGATGCAACAGAAAACACCGATACGGATCATGATGGTATTGGCGACAATGCCGATGACGATATTGACGGTGACAGCATCCTGAATGCTGAAGATGTTGATCAGGACAACGACGGGCTGATCGAGCTGTATTCGCTGGATGATCTCGATGCCATGCGCGATGACTTGCTGGGACGCACTTTATCAGGTAATGGTTTGGGGTGCCCCGAAACCGGCTGTAATGGCTATGAGTTGATGAGAGATCTGGATTTCGACAGCAACCGGGATGGTGTCATCAACAGACTTGATCAATATTGGAATGACGGCAAAGGGTGGCAACCCATCGCTCAGCACGACAGTTTCTCTGCAACCTTCGATGGCAATGATCATCATATCGATAACCTCTATATCGCCAGATCGCATGAAGACAACATTGGTTTGTTCGGGCACGTAAAAGGTGCCCATATCCGTCATGTTGGCTTGGGAGGTGAGTTGATGCATGTGGCTGGTCGTATGGAGGTTGGAGGACTTGTTGGTTATGCATCTTCTGATTCGATCGTGTCTGACAGTTATTCAGCTGGAGTCGTCGTTGCCAGTGATAAAACAAACCCATTCAATAGTAATCATTATAACACCGGTGGCCTGGTAGGAACGTTATTCAGTCATAGCCAGATTATCAGAAGCTATGGTGCCGGTTCGGTGTCAGGTGCCACCAATGTCGGTGGTCTGGTTGGCCAGGTCTACGCCGATAGCCTGGTGTTGGAGAGTTATTCGACTGCACAGGTTGAAGGTGAAATAGCCGTAGGTGGTTTGGTTGGACAATCATACTCAGACAGCCGATTGGTTGGAAGCTATGCCATGGCGTCGGTCAACGGTGAAAGCAATGTAGGTGGTCTGCTTGGCAGCAGTTTCAGTGGTAATGAGATAACCGGCTGCTTCGCCGGTGGTCAGGTGTCGGGTAATTCCTCTATCGGTGGTCTGGTTGGAATGCTTGATGTTTCCGGTAAGGTGACGGCCAGTTTCTCTACCGCCCGGGTAGAGGGACGAAGCTATGGCGTAGGAGGGTTGGTTGGCTCGACTTCCCGCAAGGGCAATGTGATTTCGGGTAGCTATGCCGTTGGCCGCGTTCAGGGTGGATATACCCGGGGCGGAATAGCAGGGTCCGTCAGTGGTGATACCTTGTTGAACAACTATTGGGCGCTGGACGGAACCGGTCAACAAACGCCAGCTAGTGGTTCATTGGCCTCAGGTAGTGTGAATGTGGGCGCTACCTTGAACCAGTTGCGATGCCCTGAAAGCCCGGACAATACATCCTGTGCCAGTGACACATTGTATTCCGGCTGGGCAGATTACCGTTATACCGATGCCTCCGGTCATGAGGTTGTTATTTGGGATTTCGGTAACGCCAATCAATTACCTGGTATCAATATTAACGGCATTGTTTACCGCGACAGCGATCTTGATGGTGTCCTCGATCATAACGATGCTTTCCCCTATGACGTCGCAGAATCTGTTGATCACGATGGTGATGGAATTGGCGACAACGCCGATACCGATGATGATAACGATGGTGTGGAAGATGCGCTGGATGCCTTACCGCTGGATCCGGCTGAGACATCGGATTCGGATCATGACGGTATTGGTGATAACGCCGATTTTTACCCCTACGATTATGATAACGATGGCTTAACGGACGAAACCGATCCCTATCCTCATGATTATGATAACGATGGGGTTGACGATGAGTTGGATGTCTTTCCATTTGATGCCAGTGAGTGGCTCGATTCCGATGGTGATGGTCAGGGTGACAATGCCGATCTTGATGATGACAACGACGGTGTTGCTGATAGCGATGATGCCTTTCCGCTGGATAGCACCGGGACAAGACTGGAAGACAGTGTCGATAAAAATGGCAACGGCCTGATCGAAATATCATCTCTGGACGATCTCGATGCCATGCGTAACAGCCCTTATGGTGTCAGTTTGCGCGGTGTCAGCGCGGGTTGTCCGCTGACACATTGTTATGGTTTCGAACTGACCGACAATCTGGATTTTGACAGTAACCAAGATGGCCTGCTGGACTTTAATGACTGGAACCATGGTCTTGATTGGAGCCCTATCGGCGGTGAGAGCGATTATCCGTTCAGTGCTGTCTTTGATGGTCAGGGATATCAGATCCGTAACCTTCATATTGCAGGTGCTTATGTCAATGAAGCGGGTCTGTTTGGCACTATTGATCATGCCACTATCCGTCACCTGGGGTTAACGGGTGATTTGATGAGCATAAACACCCCAAATGCGTACAGAACAGGAAGTATAGCCGGCCAGGCACGTGCTTCTGTGATGACGGCGGTATATTCAAGTGGGGCCATAACGGGAGGCACAACCGTTGGAGGTCTGGTAGGTGATAGTTTCGATACCATCATTACCGCGAGCTATGTCAGTGGTTCTGTCACCGGGTCAGATGGCGTCGGTGGAGTAATAGGAGTTGGTTTTAACTCGACGATTGAGGGGAGTTATGTAACGGCAGCGATTACGGCGAACAATGCTGGTAGTTTGCTAGGATCTTATGGAGGAAGTATGGCCATCCGTAATAGTTATTGGGCGACTGATACTACAACACAAGCTTCTGTTGCCGTTGATGAACCGGCAGATATTTCTGAGACTAAAGGTGTCAGCCTGACTGAACTTAAATGTCCGGTCATGGCCAATGGCAAGGGCTGTGGTATTGAGACCATCTTTGTGGGCTGGGATCAATATACCGATCAGGATGATGATGGCAACACGGTAGAATACTGGGATTTTGGCAGCAGCGAGGATTTACCCGGTCTGCTGCTAAATGGCCAAACCTTCCGGCCAGTTCTCTGA
- a CDS encoding PQQ-binding-like beta-propeller repeat protein, which translates to MLDDQDKVACWHHGKMSRTSGIPSKKFKYDFQGSYRSRFEHLFEEMFPYQKHILSTAFCKGLIVFDRYLGKIVQTKELDKYLNGSGTVRHNGQYLFADPYILDMETLEIAYDPWSEFDETGIEPGMGHGFITDTHVVRELNVKTHPGIWWVFDLTTWQGEIRETDCCYPHSMYHRPDQIVCKQGDKVQVRNLADMSLVCETEMPGFRKAISTISGIEVVSEKDFYFLHDQTLQQLGYIGIKKPVEGNYFGTYRDLFSPMTVGANLRGDMAAYDWKHEKLLWQKTFKSVDRQYIAGDLVFVCINRSQLAALDKWTGEQVWQADEPYEPMTIHFYDHHVYFMDMGGNLRCYEWEEEYISPNRPRDPEEAWICPERMGQH; encoded by the coding sequence ATGTTGGATGATCAAGATAAAGTGGCCTGTTGGCACCATGGAAAAATGTCTCGGACATCGGGAATACCATCTAAAAAATTTAAGTATGATTTTCAGGGAAGTTATCGAAGCAGATTTGAACATTTATTTGAAGAAATGTTTCCATATCAAAAACATATTTTAAGTACAGCCTTTTGCAAGGGTTTAATTGTTTTTGATCGATATTTAGGAAAAATTGTTCAAACTAAGGAGTTGGATAAATATCTGAATGGTTCAGGTACAGTTCGCCACAATGGCCAATACCTTTTTGCAGACCCTTATATTCTGGATATGGAAACTCTTGAAATCGCTTATGACCCATGGTCAGAATTTGACGAAACTGGCATAGAACCGGGTATGGGTCATGGTTTTATTACCGATACCCATGTGGTGCGGGAGCTGAATGTTAAAACCCATCCAGGTATCTGGTGGGTATTTGATCTGACGACCTGGCAAGGTGAAATCCGGGAAACAGACTGTTGTTACCCTCACAGTATGTATCATCGCCCGGATCAGATTGTGTGTAAGCAGGGTGATAAAGTACAAGTTCGTAACCTGGCAGATATGTCTTTGGTGTGTGAAACAGAGATGCCAGGATTTAGGAAAGCTATATCTACGATTAGCGGGATAGAGGTGGTTAGCGAAAAAGATTTTTATTTTTTACATGATCAAACATTACAACAACTTGGATATATAGGGATAAAAAAACCTGTCGAAGGTAACTATTTTGGTACATATCGGGACTTATTTTCACCAATGACGGTAGGGGCAAATCTACGTGGAGATATGGCTGCCTATGATTGGAAACATGAAAAGCTGCTCTGGCAAAAAACTTTCAAATCAGTTGACAGACAGTATATTGCGGGAGACTTAGTGTTCGTCTGTATCAATCGCAGTCAGCTTGCTGCTTTGGACAAATGGACCGGGGAACAAGTCTGGCAAGCCGATGAACCTTATGAACCAATGACTATTCACTTTTACGACCATCATGTTTATTTCATGGACATGGGTGGAAACTTACGTTGCTACGAGTGGGAAGAAGAATATATCTCTCCGAATAGACCGAGAGATCCAGAAGAGGCTTGGATTTGTCCGGAAAGAATGGGGCAGCATTGA
- a CDS encoding transposase produces the protein MTRSRKSQISLEATPYYHCVSRCVRRAFLCGVDALTQISYEHRRQWVEDRLLWLGEIFAIDICAYAVMSNHVHVVLHINVLQSRQWSAEDIVMRWHRLYKGSPLSHRFLKGDAFSPAEQQAFEALVAQWRETLTSISRFMAVLNEGIARRANAEDRCTGRFWEGRFKSQALLDEQALAACMAYVDLNPIRASMAETPETLRQGIQTTR, from the coding sequence ATGACCCGATCAAGGAAGTCGCAAATCTCACTTGAAGCCACGCCTTATTATCATTGTGTTTCCCGTTGTGTCCGTCGGGCGTTTCTGTGTGGAGTTGATGCCCTCACTCAGATTAGCTACGAACATCGCCGCCAGTGGGTTGAGGATAGACTGTTGTGGCTGGGTGAGATATTCGCCATCGATATCTGCGCTTATGCCGTCATGTCTAACCATGTCCATGTGGTGCTGCATATCAATGTGCTCCAAAGCCGGCAATGGTCCGCAGAAGACATTGTGATGCGCTGGCATCGTCTGTACAAAGGCTCACCACTCAGCCACCGGTTTCTGAAAGGTGATGCCTTCTCACCGGCAGAACAGCAGGCGTTTGAAGCCTTAGTGGCCCAGTGGCGGGAAACCCTGACCTCCATCAGTCGGTTTATGGCGGTGCTGAATGAAGGTATCGCCCGGCGTGCCAATGCCGAAGATCGCTGTACCGGTCGTTTCTGGGAGGGCAGGTTTAAGTCTCAAGCATTACTTGACGAACAGGCCTTAGCCGCCTGTATGGCGTATGTGGATCTGAATCCCATTCGAGCCAGCATGGCTGAAACACCGGAAACCTTGCGCCAAGGCATCCAAACAACCCGGTGA